A window of the Brassica napus cultivar Da-Ae chromosome C5, Da-Ae, whole genome shotgun sequence genome harbors these coding sequences:
- the LOC106452512 gene encoding splicing factor 3B subunit 3, translating to MAAPEDESSAQSQSSSAAAAAPTPPPPPSSAGDHYLAKCVIRPSVVLQVAYGYFRSRSSRGIVFGKETCIELAVIGEDGVVESVCEQNVFGTIKDLAVIPQSNKPYSTSFQMGKDLLAVLSDSGKLSFLSFSNEMHRFSPIQHVQLSSPGNSRDQLGRMLTVDSSGLFLAVSAYHHRFALFSLSTSSMADIILKRIFYPSEDGGKASSEQAVSGTIWSMCFISKSFNESMDYDPVLAIVLNRKGSLLNELVLFRWNVKEESVCLISEYVEAGALAHSIVEVPHSSGFAFLLRMGDALLMDLRDPQNPCCLVRTSLDFVPASLVEEQFLEESCRVQDGDDEGLFNVAACALLELRDYDPMFIDNESDNGKLSSKHVSSWTWEPEHNHNPRMIICLDDGEFFMFELIYEDDGVKVNVSECLYKGLPCKEILWVEGEFLATFAEMADGTVFKVGTEKLHWMSSIQNIAPILDFSVVDDQNEKRDQILACCGVTPEGSLRIIRSGINVEKLLKTAPVYQGITGTWTVKMKLTDVYHSFLVLSFVEETRVLSVGLSFKDVTDSVGFQPDVCTLACGLVADGLLVQIHRDAIRLCIPTVDAHADGIPVSSPFFSPWFPENVSISLGAVGENLIVVSTSNPCFLSILGVKSVSSQCCEIYEIQRVTLQYEVSCISIPQKYIGKKRHRASSLDNSCSKAAIPSGMERGYTFLIGTHKPSVEVVSFSEEDGGGVRVLASGMVSLTNTMGTVISGCIPQDVRLVLVDQVYVLSGLRNGMLLRFEWPPFSHSSGHCKEEMDSVVSDLLLIATRRIGITPVFLVPFSDSLDSDIIALSDRPWLLQTARQSLSYTSISFQPSTHATPVCSPECTQGILFVAENCLHLVEMVHSKRLNAQKFHLGGTPRKVIYHSESKLLIVMRTDLYDACTSDICCVDPLSGSVLSSYKLKPGETGKSMELVRVGNEQVLVVGTSLSFGPAILPSGEAESTRGRLIILCLEHTHNSDSGSMTICSKAGSSSQRTSPFRDVVGCTTEQLSSSSLCSSPDDNSYDGIKIDESETWHLRLACATTWPGMVLAICPYLDHFFLASAGNAFYVCGFPNDSPERMKRFAVGRTRFMITSLRTYFTRIVVGGCRDGVLFYSYHEDVKKLHQIYCDPAQRLVGDCFLMDANSVAVSDRKGSIAILSCKDHSDFEYSNPESNLNLNCAYHMGEIAMAIKKGCNIYKLPADDVLRSYGLSKSIDAADDTIIAGTLLGSIFVFAPISREEYELLEAVQAKLVVHPLTAPVLGNDHKEFRGRENPSQATKILDGDMLAQFLELTNRQQESVLSTPQPSSSTLKSSSKQCSSPPLMLHQVVQLLERVHYALH from the exons ATGGCTGCTCCGGAGGATGAATCTTCCGCTCAGTCTCAATCTTCCTCTGCCGCTGCGGCTGCTCccactcctcctcctcctccttcctccGCCGGGGATCATTACCTCGCTAAGTGCGTCATCCGCCCCAGCGTCGTTCTCCAGGTTGCTTATGGTTATTTCCGCTCTCGCTCCTCCCGCGGCATAGTTTTCGGCAAG GAGACCTGCATAGAGTTGGCGGTTATCGGTGAAGACGGGGTTGTTGAATCGGTGTGTGAACAGAATGTATTTGGAACTATTAAGGATTTGGCTGTTATACCTCAGAGTAATAAACCATACTCAACTAGTTTTCAG ATGGGTAAAGACCTTTTGGCTGTTCTTTCTGATTCTGGAAAGCTCTCATTTCTCTCATTTAGCAATGAAATGCATAG GTTCTCGCCGATACAACATGTTCAACTGTCTAGTCCAGGAAATTCGAGGGATCAACTTGGAAGAATGCTCACTGTAGATTCTAG CGGACTTTTTCTTGCTGTCAGTGCATATCATCATCGTTTTGCGCTATTTTCCCTCTCAACATCGTCTATGGCTGATATTATTCTTAAG aGGATATTTTATCCTTCTGAGGACGGAGGGAAGGCTAGCTCTGAACAAGCAGTATCTGGTACTATTTGGAGCATGTGTTTCATTTCTAAAAGTTTTAATGAATCCATGGATTATGACCCTGTTCTTGCCATCGTTTTGAATAG GAAAGGGTCTCTCCTGAATGAGCTAGTTTTGTTTAGATGGAATGTCAAAGAGGAATCCGTTTGTCTAATATCAGAGTATGTCGAAGCTGGAGCTCTAGCACATAGTATTGTCGAAGTTCCTCACTCCTCTGGATTCGCCTTTCTGTTAAGAATGGGTGATGCGCTCTTAATGGATCTTAGGGATCCTCAAAACCCTTGCTGTTTGGTTAGGACATCCTTAGATTTTGTTCCCGCGTCATTAGTTGAAGAGCAGTTTCTTGAAGAGTCGTGTAGAGTACAAGATGGAGACGATGAGGGTCTTTTTAATGTTGCTGCATGTGCTTTGTTAGAGCTCAGGGATTATGATCCCATGTTCATAGATAATGAAAGTGACAATGGAAAGTTGAGTTCCAAGCATGTCTCTTCATGGACTTGGGAGCCGGAGCATAATCATAATCCCCGGATGATTATTTGCTTAGATGATGGCGAATTTTTCATGTTTGAACTCATATATGAAGATGATGGGGTTAAAGTTAATGTATCAGAGTGTTTATACAAAGGTCTACCGTGCAAGGAAATATTATGGGTGGAAGGTGAGTTCCTGGCCACGTTCGCCGAAATGGCTGATGGAACGGTTTTCAAAGTGGGAACCGAGAAGCTGCATTGGATGAGTTCCATTCAAAATATAGCTCCGATCTTGGATTTCTCAGTTGTGGATGACCAGAATGAGAAACGTGACCAAATCTTGGCTTGCTGTGGCGTAACGCCTGAAGGCTCTTTAAGAATTATCCGTAGTGGCATTAACGTAGAAAAGCTTTTGAAAACCGCACCTGTTTATCAAGGAATCACTGGTACTTGGACTGTTAAAATGAAGCTTACGGATGTGTACCATTCGTTTCTTGTTCTGTCGTTTGTTGAAGAGACCAGGGTCTTATCAGTTGGGTTAAGTTTTAAAGATGTCACCGATTCAGTTGGTTTCCAGCCTGATGTTTGCACCTTGGCGTGTGGACTCGTTGCCGATGGTTTGTTGGTTCAGATTCACCGAGATGCAATAAGGCTGTGCATCCCCACCGTGGATGCTCATGCTGATGGCATTCCTGTTTCTTCACCGTTTTTCTCCCCTTGGTTTCCAGAAAATGTCAGTATCAGCTTGGGGGCAGTTGGTGAAAATCTGATAGTTGTGTCCACGTCTAACCCTTGTTTTCTGTCTATTCTCGGGGTCAAATCAGTATCATCTCAGTGCTGCGAAATCTATGAGATTCAACGAGTAACATTGCAGTATGAAGTTTCCTGCATCTCAATTCCTCAAAAATATATTGGAAAAAAGAGACACCGCGCTTCTTCCCTGGATAATAGTTGTAGCAAAGCTGCGATTCCTTCTGGTATGGAGCGAGGCTATACGTTTCTGATTGGCACACATAAGCCTTCTGTTGAGGTCGTCTCCTTCTCAGAAGAAGATGGTGGTGGTGTTAGAGTCCTTGCTTCTGGGATGGTGTCTCTAACAAATACAATGGGAACTGTTATCAGTGGATGTATTCCTCAAGATGTAAGGCTCGTGTTAGTTGATCAAGTTTATGTCCTTTCTGGGTTAAGAAATGGAATGCTGCTACGTTTTGAGTGGCCTCCCTTTTCACACTCATCCGGTCACTGTAAAGAAGAGATGGACAGTGTTGTGAGTGACCTTCTGTTAATTGCCACCCGACGTATCGGCATCACACCTGTTTTTCTGGTTCCGTTCAGTGATTCACTAGATTCAGACATCATAGCTCTTAGTGACAGGCCATGGTTGTTACAAACAGCTCGGCAAAGCCTTTCCTACACTTCCATCTCATTCCAACCTTCTACCCATGCAACTCCTGTATGCTCGCCTGAATGCACTCAAGgaattctttttgttgcagAGAACTGTTTACATCTg GTGGAGATGGTGCACAGCAAACGGCTTAATGCGCAAAAGTTTCACCTTGGAGGCACTCCGCGAAAAGTTATCTACCATAGTGAAAGCAAACTATTGATTGTGATGAGAACTGATCTGTATGATGCGTGTACGTCTGATATATGCTGTGTGGACCCGCTAAGTGGGTCAGTGTTATCGTCCTACAAGCTCAAACCTGGAGAAACTGGAAAGTCAATGGAGCTTGTACGTGTGGGAAACGAGCAGGTCCTTGTGGTTGGGACGAGTTTGTCTTTTGGTCCTGCTATACTACCCAGTGGTGAAGCTGAAAG TACAAGAGGACGATTAATCATTCTCTGCTTAGAACACACTCACAACTCGGATAGTGGTTCAATGACAATCTGCTCAAAGGCTGGTTCATCTTCCCAACGCACATCGCCTTTTCGTGATGTTGTGGGATGCACAACAGAGCAACTATCAAGCAGTAGTCTCTGCAGCAGTCCTGATGATAATAGCTATGATGGAATCAAAATTGATGAATCTGAAACATGGCATTTGAGATTGGCCTGTGCAACAACTTGGCCTGGAATGGTACTTGCGATCTGTCCATACCTTGATCATTTCTTCCTGGCGTCTGCTGGCAATGCT TTCTATGTATGTGGCTTTCCGAACGATAGTCCTGAGAGAATGAAAAGGTTTGCAGTGGGAAGGACTCGTTTCATGATAACATCTCTGCGCACATACTTCACTAGAATTGTTGTTGGGGGTTGCCGTGATGGTGTTCTATTCTATTCTTATCACGAG GATGTGAAGAAACTTCACCAAATATATTGTGATCCAGCGCAGCGGTTAGTTGGTGATTGCTTTCTAATGGATGCCAACTCTGTTGCTGTATCTGATCGCAAGGGGAGTATAGCTATCTTGTCTTGCAAAGATCATTCAGACTTTG AATATTCAAATCCGGAGTCCAACCTGAATCTAAACTGTGCTTATCACATGGGTGAGATTGCCATGGCTATCAAAAAG GGTTGCAACATTTACAAACTTCCAGCTGACGATGTGCTGCGAAGTTATGGTCTTAGTAAAAGCATTGACGCAGCTGATGACACTATCATAGCCGGCACCCTATTGGGAAGTATATTCGTCTTTGCTCCGATTTCAAG GGAGGAATATGAGCTCCTAGAAGCTGTCCAAGCAAAGCTCGTGGTCCATCCTCTGACTGCTCCTGTTCTTGGTAATGATCATAAGGAGTTCCGAGGTCGAGAGAATCCG TCCCAAGCGACAAAGATTCTGGATGGAGACATGCTTGCTCAGTTCTTGGAGCTTACAAATAGACAGCAGGAGTCAGTTTTATCGACGCCTCAGCCATCCTCAAGCACATTAAAATCAAGTTCAAAGCAATGTTCTTCTCCGCCTCTCATGCTACACCAAGTTGTACAATTGCTAGAGCGTGTCCATTACGCTCTCCACTAG
- the LOC111206209 gene encoding glycerol-3-phosphate acyltransferase 5-like — protein sequence MAQIHEPVQGDQQVEVQPPKPVIFHDGGLMKRPTPANALIILLWFPFGIILSVRSLSQCGSYLVSFCRVTVKGKPPPKAGNSRGVLFVCNHRRTMIDPLVISYALGRSIPAVLISELLRFYDILSPVPIVRFTRNRDVDAVVMMEKELSKGDLMYEITFLDQLPLEATCSSGNSPFDVANHVQRILAETLGFECTQLGRKAKYNVLT from the exons ATGGCGCAAATTCATGAACCCGTTCAGGGGGATCAACAAGTTGAGGTGCAGCCGCCCAAACCGGTGATCTTCCACGATGGAGGCCTTATGAAACGACCTACACCGGCCAACGCTCTCATCATCCTACTCTGGTTCCCATTTGGAATCATTCTCTCGGTGCGCTCACTTTCCCAATGTGGCTCATACCTTGTGTCATTCTGCCGAGTCACCGTGAAGGGCAAGCCTCCGCCTAAGGCTGGAAACTCTCGTGGCGTACTCTTTGTATGTAACCACAGAAGAACTATGATAGATCCGCTTGTGATATCTTATGCCCTCGGACGTAGCATCCCTGCCGTTCTAATATCTGAGCTCTTGCggttttatgatattttgagTCCGGTCCCCATCGTACGGTTCACCAGAAACCGTGATGTGGACGCAGTAGTAATGATGGAGAAGGAGCTGTCCAAAGGAGATCTAATG TACGAGATTACGTTCCTTGACCAGCTTCCATTGGAGGCCACTTGTTCATCCGGCAATAGCCCATTCGACGTTGCTAACCATGTTCAGAGAATCTTGGCGGAGACGTTAGGGTTCGAATGCACCCAACTCGGGAGAAAGGCCAAGTACAATGTTCTCACTTAA
- the LOC106452510 gene encoding uncharacterized protein LOC106452510, producing MDPPVSDPDKINNQKEAGPSFRCHLYDTQLVHKISLTFLPGLATACVDNTTGDIFKTPGSVAADVKQEMIEYLNHRSETFVADHILLSSSSEIEPSSHDPYDVVSDFVDDFSTSKRNLFSRVSGWLLSERREDNIDDFAQEMEVSGFWLNDHIEGIAQTLLKNVDFKGLSHCEMKFQTRGGLEEHVLRCGYRTMDCGNEGCNAVFCANQRESHDSVCPFKIIPCEQGCLESGGIMRREMDRHCITVCTMKLVNCAFRGVGCLDDVRQCEVQQHYLDSVGSHLMCVLKGMYKEASLDDLKPRAEQILQLSTRLSEARNARALTNLVKEIDAKLGALVIKPKKEKKVLEEAEIKGKPETAVSLEQTVRDKTTEDEVVSREAVALVDDAMVEEVGKKVSEAEIAENVNEEGESKAQKLLEMDEFVKEGDSNNSAADLSERTETKAPEVLVMDEDKEEEKSPETRTNETRGVKTNDVIDEEDNRETKISDKTESEALSRIVMDKEENEEGAETKQIRTNETKGVETEVNDVIEEENNKETKISAETKSEVPSRIAMENEEGAETKQTRTNETRGVETEVNDVIEKENNRETKISDETKREAPSRIVMDKEENEEGAETNNSSASASDEAEALSKSSEGFSKAQAETEPNFS from the exons ATGGATCCACCAGTGTCAGATCCTGACAAAATCAACAACCAGAAAGAAGCAGGACCTTCGTTCCGCTGCCATCTCTACGACACACAACTCGTCCACAAGATCTCCCTCACTTTCCTCCCCGGCCTCGCCACCGCCTGCGTCGACAACACCACCGGAGACATCTTCAAGACCCCAGGCTCCGTCGCCGCCGACGTCAAACAAGAAATGATTGAGTACCTAAACCATCGAAGCGAGACCTTCGTGGCTGACCACATCCTCCTCTCCTCATCGTCAGAGATCGAACCTTCCTCCCACGACCCTTACGACGTCGTATCAGACTTCGTCGACGACTTCTCCACCTCCAAGAGGAACCTCTTCAGCCGCGTCTCCGGGTGGCTCCTCAGCGAGAGGAGGGAGGACAACATCGACGACTTCGCTCAGGAGATGGAGGTCAGCGGCTTCTGGCTGAATGATCACATCGAAGGAATAGCTCAGACGCTGCTCAAGAACGTGGACTTCAAAGGCCTTTCTCATTGCGAGATGAAGTTTCAAACACGAGGAGGGCTTGAGGAGCACGTTTTGAGGTGTGGTTATAGGACTATGGACTGCGGGAACGAAGGGTGTAATGCTGTCTTCTGCGCGAATCAGAGGGAGAGTCATGACTCCGTTTGCCCGTTTAAGATCATTCCGTGCGAGCAGGGGTGTTTGGAGAGTGGTGGTATCATGAGACGTGAGATGGATAGGCATTGTATTACTGTGTGTACTATGAAGCTTGTGAACTGTGCGTTTCGTGGTGTTGGTTGTTTGGATGATGTGCGTCAGTGTGAGGTTCAGCAGCATTATTTGGATAGTGTGGGGTCTCATTTGATGTGTGTTCTCAAAGGTATGTATAAAGAAGCGTCTTTGGATGATCTCAAACCCCGAGCTGAGCAGATACTGCAG TTGTCTACGCGGTTGTCTGAAGCTCGAAATGCAAGAGCGCTGACGAATCTCGTCAAGGAGATTGATGCAAAGCTGGGGGCTTTAGTGATCAAAccaaagaaggagaagaaagttTTAGAAGAAGCTGAGATCAAAGGGAAACCAGAGACAGCTGTTTCATTGGAGCAAACCGTGAGGGATAAAACTACGGAAGATGAAGTGGTTTCAAGAGAAGCGGTGGCTTTAGTAGATGATGCAATGGTGGAAGAAGTTGGGAAGAAAGTTTCAGAAGCTGAGATAGCAGAGAATGTTAACGAAGAAGGCGAATCAAAAGCTCAAAAGCTTTTGGAAATGGATGAGTTCGTCAAAGAAGGAGATAGCAACAACTCTGCAGCTGATTTGTCGGAGAGAACTGAAACCAAAGCTCCAGAAGTTCTGGTCATGGATGAAGATAAGGAAGAGGAAAAGAGTCCAGAGACAAGAACAAATGAAACCAGAGGTGTAAAGACTAATGACGTGATTGATGAAGAGGATAATAGAGAGACAAAGATATCAGATAAAACCGAAAGCGAAGCTCTGTCAAGAATAGTCATGGACAAGGAGGAGAATGAAGAGGGAGCAGAGACAAAACAGATAAGAACAAATGAAACCAAAGGTGTAGAGACTGAAGTCAATGATGTGATTGAAGAAGAGAATAATAAAGAGACAAAGATATCAGCTGAAACCAAAAGCGAAGTTCCCTCAAGAATAGCCATGGAGAATGAGGAGGGAGCAGAGACGAAACAGACGAGAACAAATGAAACCAGAGGTGTAGAGACTGAAGTCAATGATGTGATTgaaaaagagaataatagagaGACGAAGATATCAGATGAAACCAAAAGGGAAGCTCCCTCAAGAATAGTCATGGACAAGGAGGAGAATGAAGAGGGAGCAGAGACAAACAACTCAAGTGCTAGTGCTTCTGATGAAGCTGAAGCATTGTCAAAGAGCTCAGAAGGTTTCTCTAAAGCACAAGCTGAAACCGAACCAAATTTTTCTTGA